A portion of the Pleurocapsa minor HA4230-MV1 genome contains these proteins:
- a CDS encoding photosystem II D2 protein (photosystem q(a) protein), translating to ELRAAEDPEFETFYTKNILLNEGLRAWMATQDQPQENFEFPEEVLPRGNAL from the coding sequence AAGAGTTGAGAGCAGCAGAAGATCCTGAATTTGAAACTTTTTATACCAAAAACATCTTGCTCAATGAAGGTCTAAGAGCATGGATGGCAACACAAGACCAACCACAAGAAAACTTTGAATTCCCAGAGGAGGTTCTACCACGTGGTAACGCTCTCTAA